Proteins encoded by one window of Coriobacteriia bacterium:
- a CDS encoding tetratricopeptide repeat protein: MAGRSTALLTAEELARSGAVGAAVEACYEALALGDREPRVHALLAHLMLEGDFYDQAIAEATKAIEIDPDCSAAYLALGLAYDRRGGMADQSVLVWHELSEVAPDLVTAHVQLGEAFAAAAFEDDAIESWKRALEIDPKEARATYNLAIASLKREGMALALPLFRQAGELDPSQDELFFTLLGVGEASDEPIDPSRVKATREARLGAAGLALRAEDLFTAGDLVRLVLDENPDDPEALALAAYAYLKQEAANESMACAMRALSLDPELPTALYCLGVVYARRTGLNRHAARVFIALAKRASSHALVHVLLAESLLGLQRFEAAARSYRLGVRLDPACVRARFGLAASYLTEGRYAEAQWEIRRAAYYDTKRQGLFWRLYDEYAGAGDDE; this comes from the coding sequence ATGGCAGGCCGCTCGACAGCCCTGCTCACCGCCGAGGAGCTCGCTCGCTCGGGTGCCGTCGGCGCCGCGGTCGAGGCATGCTACGAGGCGCTCGCGCTCGGCGACCGTGAGCCGCGCGTCCACGCGCTGCTCGCGCACCTGATGCTCGAGGGCGACTTCTACGACCAGGCCATCGCCGAGGCGACCAAGGCGATCGAGATCGATCCGGACTGCTCGGCGGCGTATCTCGCACTCGGGCTGGCGTACGACCGCCGCGGCGGGATGGCCGACCAGTCGGTGCTCGTGTGGCACGAGCTCTCCGAGGTCGCGCCCGATCTCGTGACCGCGCACGTGCAACTCGGCGAGGCGTTCGCCGCCGCAGCGTTCGAGGACGACGCGATCGAGAGTTGGAAGCGCGCGCTCGAGATCGACCCGAAAGAAGCGCGCGCCACCTACAACCTCGCCATCGCAAGCCTCAAGCGCGAGGGTATGGCGCTCGCATTGCCGCTGTTCCGCCAGGCCGGTGAGCTCGACCCCTCGCAAGACGAGCTCTTCTTCACGCTCCTCGGCGTGGGTGAGGCGTCTGACGAACCCATCGATCCGTCGCGGGTGAAGGCGACGCGCGAGGCGCGGCTCGGCGCGGCAGGGCTCGCCCTCAGGGCCGAGGACCTCTTTACCGCCGGCGACCTCGTGCGCCTGGTGCTCGACGAGAACCCCGACGATCCCGAGGCGCTTGCGCTCGCCGCGTACGCGTACCTCAAGCAGGAGGCGGCGAACGAATCGATGGCGTGCGCGATGCGCGCGCTCTCGCTCGACCCGGAACTGCCCACGGCGCTCTACTGCCTCGGCGTCGTGTACGCGCGGCGCACCGGCCTCAACCGGCATGCGGCCCGCGTGTTCATCGCGCTCGCCAAGCGCGCGAGCAGCCATGCTCTGGTGCACGTGCTGCTTGCCGAGTCGCTCCTCGGCCTGCAGCGCTTCGAGGCCGCAGCCCGGTCGTACCGGCTCGGCGTTCGGCTCGACCCGGCGTGCGTGCGTGCGCGCTTCGGCCTGGCTGCGTCCTACCTGACCGAGGGCCGCTACGCCGAGGCGCAGTGGGAGATCCGCCGCGCGGCCTACTACGACACCAAGCGCCAGGGCCTGTTCTGGCGCCTCTACGACGAGTACGCCGGGGCGGGTGATGACGAGTGA